A region from the Microcebus murinus isolate Inina chromosome 3, M.murinus_Inina_mat1.0, whole genome shotgun sequence genome encodes:
- the LOC105884455 gene encoding large ribosomal subunit protein uL30-like 1, giving the protein MAEQEERKKIPLVPENLLKKRKAYQALKATQAKQALLAKKEQRKGKGPRFKRLESFLHDSWRQQRDRVRLRRLEVKPHALKLPDKHSLAFVVRIQRINGVSSLVQKTIARLRLKKIFSGVFVRVTPQSLKLLRMVEPYVTWGFPNLKSVRELILKRGQAKVKNKTIPLTDNTVIEEHLGKFGVICLEDLIHEIAFPGKHFQEISWFLRPFQLSVARHATKNKVGFLKEMGSPGYRGERINQLIRQLN; this is encoded by the coding sequence ATGGCGgagcaagaggaaaggaaaaaaatccctttggtTCCAGAAAATCTCCTGAAAAAGAGGAAGGCTTACCAAGCCCTCAAAGCCACCCAGGCAAAGCAGGCACTTTTGGCAAAGaaggagcagaggaaaggaaaagggcccAGGTTTAAGCGACTGGAATCGTTTTTACATGATTCCTGGCGGCAGCAACGCGACAGGGTGCGTCTCAGACGACTAGAAGTAAAACCTCATGCCTTGAAGTTGCCGGATAAACATTCCTTGGCCTTTGTTGTACGCATCCAAAGGATTAATGGGGTGAGCTCACTGGTGCAAAAGACCATCGCGAGACTTCgcctaaagaaaattttcagtggtGTCTTTGTTAGAGTCACCCCACAGAGCCTAAAATTGCTACGTATGGTGGAACCTTATGTGACCTGGGGATTTCCAAATCTGAAGTCTGTCCGGGAACTCATCTTGAAACGTGGACAAGCCAAGGTCAAGAATAAGACCATCCCTCTGACAGATAACACAGTGATTGAAGAGCACCTGGGGAAATTTGGTGTCATTTGCTTGGAAGACCTCATTCATGAAATTGCCTTCCCGGGGAAGCATTTCCAGGAGATCTCATGGTTCTTGCGTCCTTTCCAACTCTCAGTGGCCCGTCATGCTACCAAGAATAAAGTGGGCTTTCTCAAGGAAATGGGCTCACCCGGCTATCGAGGTGAACGCATCAATCAGCTCATCCGCCAGCTGAACTAG